The proteins below are encoded in one region of Winogradskyella helgolandensis:
- a CDS encoding T9SS type A sorting domain-containing protein, giving the protein MKQKLLYLFLFLTINTISFAQVAYQPDPLQVCDDDNDGFALFDLTYADAQVFGAQSAIDFTITYHETQSDASNGTNAINGSYINIISWFQTLYVRLEANATGNFATTELTLVVINTSEFTAEIISNDVFFSDTDSDPETPVEANLCGFGSVTIETNSPLADGFIWYRNGFEMFGETSSSLVVTQSDVYQVAAFYNQCGSVAFSQLVVLNLYEEATVIDPQTIMACDNSSTDGTADFNLDDLSASFGLGDGFVISYYTSTADANQAINSVVNSYNSAGETLIIRVEDIDAAADGFLGCRSLSTVNLVVNPIPVAVFPTALSLCDDSTNDEIAVFDLTVKDAEITNGNTDWSVTYYETNADAQAQTNVITNPTAYTNSSINGYGANPQTLFVVVTDINTGCVDYTTLTIRVLPNPFGAMGTPSDIMLCDDDNDGITDFDLTLNEGEINPSGESFTLSYFINEADALGNFAPLDPTNFTNVSNPQTIYVRVEGSSGCFALTNFDIYVNTLPEIYMESNYSFCTGGTLVLETGLSGFDNYFEWDFNGNTIQGANLPSLTVTEPGEYAVMLYSSDFGCSSITHIIVEEFSCTDTDEDGVIDSDEDLNDNGDLEDDDTDDDGIPNYLDSDDDGDNVATIDEINIVLGRSNNTIHQFVDTDNDEIENYLDDDDDGDGILTIDEDYNDNGDPTDDDTNDNTIPDYLESSVALSLNEFNVTRFNMFPNPAKENVTIQLASSNFETGNVNIFNIQGKAILKPINFEGNSSVLDISSLESGLYFVELTIGNTSIVQKLIVN; this is encoded by the coding sequence ATGAAACAAAAACTACTTTACCTATTTCTATTCTTAACAATCAACACAATTTCATTTGCTCAGGTGGCTTATCAGCCAGACCCTTTACAGGTTTGTGATGATGACAATGATGGTTTTGCTTTATTCGATTTAACTTATGCAGATGCCCAAGTTTTTGGAGCCCAAAGTGCAATAGATTTTACAATAACATATCACGAAACGCAGAGTGATGCTTCCAACGGCACTAATGCGATAAACGGTTCCTACATAAATATAATTAGTTGGTTTCAGACGCTATATGTACGATTAGAAGCTAATGCTACGGGAAATTTTGCTACTACTGAACTCACCTTAGTAGTGATTAATACGTCAGAATTTACAGCGGAGATAATAAGTAACGACGTTTTTTTTAGCGATACAGATTCTGATCCTGAAACACCAGTGGAAGCAAACTTGTGTGGATTTGGTTCCGTCACAATAGAAACCAACTCGCCATTAGCAGATGGGTTTATTTGGTATAGGAATGGTTTTGAAATGTTTGGAGAAACGTCTTCTTCGCTTGTAGTTACACAATCTGATGTTTATCAAGTTGCAGCATTTTATAATCAATGTGGATCTGTAGCGTTTTCTCAACTTGTAGTTCTAAATTTGTATGAAGAAGCAACTGTAATAGACCCACAAACTATTATGGCTTGTGATAATTCATCTACAGATGGTACGGCAGACTTTAATTTAGATGACTTATCAGCTTCATTTGGTCTAGGAGACGGGTTCGTAATAAGTTATTACACGAGTACTGCAGACGCCAACCAAGCGATTAACTCAGTAGTGAATTCTTATAACTCTGCCGGCGAAACTTTAATTATTAGAGTAGAAGATATTGATGCAGCGGCTGATGGTTTTTTAGGTTGCAGATCTTTATCAACAGTAAATCTTGTGGTTAATCCTATACCGGTAGCTGTATTTCCAACTGCACTTTCATTATGTGATGATTCTACGAATGATGAAATTGCTGTATTCGATTTAACTGTAAAAGATGCTGAGATTACCAATGGTAATACAGATTGGTCCGTAACTTATTATGAAACCAATGCAGATGCACAAGCACAGACTAATGTTATTACAAATCCAACAGCATATACCAATAGTTCTATAAATGGATATGGAGCTAATCCACAAACTTTATTTGTTGTAGTGACTGATATTAATACAGGTTGTGTTGATTACACCACATTAACCATACGTGTTTTACCAAATCCTTTTGGTGCTATGGGAACTCCAAGTGATATTATGCTTTGCGATGATGATAATGATGGAATTACCGATTTTGATCTAACACTAAACGAGGGTGAAATAAATCCGTCAGGAGAGTCCTTTACGCTATCTTATTTTATAAATGAAGCTGATGCCTTGGGTAATTTTGCTCCATTAGATCCAACTAATTTTACAAACGTAAGTAATCCACAAACTATTTATGTTAGAGTTGAAGGATCAAGTGGCTGCTTTGCGCTTACTAATTTTGATATTTATGTAAATACGTTGCCAGAAATATATATGGAAAGTAATTATAGCTTTTGCACAGGCGGCACTTTGGTATTGGAAACAGGATTGTCTGGTTTTGATAATTATTTTGAATGGGATTTTAATGGGAATACTATACAAGGCGCAAACCTACCTTCACTTACGGTAACAGAACCTGGTGAATATGCAGTTATGTTATATTCTTCAGATTTTGGGTGTTCTAGCATTACTCATATAATTGTAGAGGAATTCAGTTGTACAGATACTGATGAAGATGGTGTTATTGATAGCGATGAAGATTTGAATGATAACGGTGATTTAGAAGATGATGATACTGATGATGATGGGATTCCGAATTATTTAGACAGTGATGATGATGGCGATAACGTTGCAACTATAGATGAAATTAATATTGTTTTAGGACGATCTAATAACACAATACACCAATTTGTAGATACAGATAATGACGAGATAGAAAATTATTTAGATGACGACGATGATGGTGATGGCATTTTAACGATAGACGAAGATTATAATGATAACGGAGATCCAACAGACGATGATACCAATGACAATACTATTCCAGATTATCTTGAAAGTTCAGTAGCTTTAAGTTTAAATGAATTTAATGTCACTCGCTTTAACATGTTCCCAAATCCAGCAAAAGAAAACGTCACCATTCAATTGGCATCATCTAATTTTGAAACTGGAAACGTCAATATCTTCAATATTCAAGGAAAAGCAATTTTGAAACCTATTAATTTTGAAGGAAACTCTTCGGTTTTAGATATTTCAAGTTTAGAAAGCGGCTTGTATTTTGTAGAGTTAACTATAGGAAACACATCAATCGTTCAGAAGTTAATTGTGAATTAA
- a CDS encoding fibronectin type III domain-containing protein has protein sequence MRQKLLLFFITLFLTMIASAQCDIVTPNYYEDFSVIPNECWEEADSGDAESGPMDIGSGSWLAEGFLNNGLSGAYRINLYLANKSDWLFSPEFDLSGGPFQVDFDFGIMAWDSSTTAGTLGSDDTVQLLLTNDGGTTWIPLLTYDENSEVSVEGEHPIIDLTAYSGETVQFGILASEGEVDDIEDVEVFVDNFRVRNLITCFEPIALNANNLNFTSADISWEEQGTATSWNIEYGVAGFTLGTGTMINGVTETMYSVTDLTNNTAYDYYVQSVCGEEYSNFAGPFTFTTTLQTNFDIDCVGDGSLTQDYCYGDGGATDPIILTYTSADGTPLNLTFNSKLHGMS, from the coding sequence ATGAGACAAAAACTACTTTTATTTTTTATTACACTATTTCTTACGATGATTGCTTCAGCGCAATGTGATATCGTTACCCCAAATTATTATGAAGACTTTTCTGTAATACCTAATGAATGTTGGGAAGAAGCAGATAGTGGAGATGCTGAATCTGGACCTATGGATATAGGATCGGGATCTTGGTTGGCAGAAGGATTTTTAAATAATGGGCTTAGTGGTGCTTACCGAATCAACCTATACTTAGCTAATAAAAGTGATTGGCTTTTTTCTCCCGAGTTTGATTTGTCAGGTGGTCCTTTTCAAGTAGATTTTGATTTTGGCATCATGGCATGGGATAGTAGTACCACTGCAGGTACGTTGGGATCTGATGATACGGTTCAATTGTTATTAACCAATGATGGTGGTACAACATGGATACCGCTATTAACTTATGATGAAAACTCGGAGGTATCTGTTGAAGGTGAACATCCTATTATTGATTTAACGGCCTATAGTGGCGAAACTGTTCAATTTGGAATATTAGCTTCAGAAGGCGAAGTCGATGATATTGAAGATGTAGAAGTATTTGTCGATAATTTTAGAGTGAGGAATTTAATTACTTGTTTCGAACCCATAGCGCTTAATGCTAATAATTTAAACTTTACTTCGGCAGATATTAGCTGGGAAGAACAAGGAACAGCAACTTCTTGGAATATAGAATATGGTGTTGCAGGTTTTACACTAGGAACAGGAACCATGATTAATGGAGTTACAGAAACAATGTATAGTGTAACAGACTTAACTAATAACACAGCATATGATTATTATGTTCAATCGGTATGTGGCGAAGAATATTCTAATTTTGCAGGACCATTTACATTTACAACAACACTTCAAACTAATTTTGATATTGATTGTGTTGGGGATGGTTCACTTACTCAAGACTACTGTTACGGTGATGGTGGGGCAACAGATCCAATCATACTTACTTACACAAGTGCAGATGGTACGCCACTTAATTTAACCTTTAATTCGAAACTGCATGGGATGAGTTAG
- a CDS encoding TrmH family RNA methyltransferase, whose translation MSKSISSVQNPFVKQLVLLKEKSRQRKKSGQFLIEGKRELSLAIKGGYKIDTLLFYPELFSESEANALSQYEIECIEISKDVFQKLAHRDTTEGVIAVVNSKKHTLEDLKLTSKNPLILVAEAPEKPGNIGALLRTADAANVDAVIIANPKSDLYNPNIIRSSVGCVFTTEIAMASSEDAIAFLKKYNFNIYSAILQESEPYYSQDYTLPTAIVVGTEATGLTEEWRAAATKNISIPMQGVIDSMNVSVAAGILIFEAKRQRDFK comes from the coding sequence ATGAGTAAATCCATCTCCAGCGTTCAAAATCCGTTTGTAAAACAACTTGTGCTGCTCAAAGAAAAATCGAGACAACGTAAAAAGTCTGGACAATTTTTAATTGAAGGAAAACGTGAATTATCATTAGCTATTAAAGGCGGTTATAAAATAGATACCTTATTATTTTATCCTGAATTATTTTCGGAAAGCGAAGCTAATGCCTTATCGCAATATGAAATTGAATGCATTGAAATTTCAAAAGACGTATTTCAAAAATTAGCACATCGAGATACCACTGAAGGTGTCATTGCTGTTGTAAATTCAAAAAAACACACACTCGAAGATTTAAAACTCACATCTAAAAACCCACTAATTTTGGTGGCAGAAGCCCCTGAGAAACCAGGAAATATTGGAGCATTATTACGTACGGCAGATGCCGCAAATGTAGATGCTGTAATTATTGCGAATCCAAAATCTGATTTATACAACCCTAACATCATTCGTTCTAGCGTTGGTTGTGTGTTTACTACTGAAATTGCTATGGCAAGCTCGGAGGACGCTATTGCTTTTTTGAAGAAATACAATTTCAATATTTATTCTGCCATTTTACAAGAATCCGAACCTTACTATTCACAAGATTATACGTTACCTACAGCTATAGTTGTTGGCACTGAAGCGACGGGATTAACTGAAGAATGGAGAGCAGCTGCTACTAAAAATATCAGCATTCCTATGCAAGGAGTTATTGATTCTATGAATGTTTCTGTTGCTGCAGGAATTCTTATTTTTGAAGCGAAACGACAGCGTGATTTTAAATAA